A single region of the Coraliomargarita parva genome encodes:
- a CDS encoding aspartate carbamoyltransferase catalytic subunit yields MTTRDIMSLSWNRKDLIGIEPLSRGEIETIFTAARAFKQAMEADDKKQPYLNGRTVVNLFLEPSTRTRLAFEVAASRLSADTITVTGDASSLTKGETLRDTARNMEALKADIIIMRHSASGAPNYLSKVVDIPVVNAGDGSHSHPTQALLDSFTLLEKLGTLDGKKITILGDILFSRVARSNIICLQKLGAEVTIAGPSTLVPTGFSAMGAKVCHNLQEALEDADAVMLLRIQHERQTSTHFPSIGEYTASFGLNKERVQWLKPEAIIMHPGPINRGVEIDSEVADSDRSVILQQVTNGIVVRMAALHLCNCAFRKLPIELPETN; encoded by the coding sequence ATGACGACACGAGACATCATGAGCCTAAGCTGGAACCGTAAAGACCTGATCGGCATCGAGCCCCTCTCCCGGGGCGAGATTGAAACGATATTCACCGCCGCACGCGCCTTCAAACAGGCAATGGAAGCGGACGACAAGAAGCAGCCCTACCTGAACGGCCGCACCGTGGTGAACCTGTTCCTCGAGCCCAGCACCCGCACCCGTCTGGCCTTCGAGGTGGCCGCCAGCCGGCTGAGTGCCGACACCATCACGGTGACCGGCGATGCCAGCAGCCTGACCAAAGGCGAAACCTTGCGGGATACGGCCCGGAATATGGAGGCCTTGAAGGCCGACATCATCATCATGCGTCATTCGGCCTCCGGAGCCCCGAACTATCTCAGCAAGGTGGTCGACATCCCGGTGGTCAATGCCGGCGACGGCTCCCACTCTCACCCGACCCAGGCATTGCTGGACTCTTTCACCCTGCTTGAAAAGCTCGGCACGCTGGACGGGAAAAAGATCACAATCCTGGGGGACATTCTCTTCAGCCGGGTGGCACGGTCGAACATCATCTGCCTGCAGAAGCTAGGCGCCGAAGTGACCATCGCCGGCCCCAGCACACTGGTCCCCACTGGCTTCAGCGCGATGGGTGCCAAGGTCTGCCACAATCTCCAGGAGGCCCTGGAAGACGCCGATGCGGTCATGCTCCTGCGCATCCAGCACGAGCGACAGACCTCCACCCATTTCCCATCGATCGGCGAATATACCGCCAGCTTCGGCCTGAATAAGGAACGTGTGCAATGGCTGAAACCGGAAGCCATTATCATGCACCCCGGCCCGATCAACCGCGGCGTGGAAATCGACTCGGAAGTGGCCGACTCGGACCGCTCTGTCATCCTGCAGCAAGTCACCAACGGGATCGTGGTGCGCATGGCGGCCCTTCACCTCTGCAATTGCGCCTTCCGCAAGCTGCCGATCGAACTCCCGGAAACCAACTAA